A stretch of Microscilla marina ATCC 23134 DNA encodes these proteins:
- a CDS encoding S41 family peptidase, which yields MKKFIKKKYIAITAMFLFVGLLAFKPIDKYFEIAKSMELYAQVYREVNQNYVDDVSPSTVMKNGLDGMLKSLDPYTNYIPEDEIEDYRTQNTGQYGGIGVVSRTYKGKTIIVKYDKASPAYKAGLKIGDEIVEVDGINIQNKSTKEIDKIFKGQAGTKMSLMIARPGENTRKKFEVTRQNIKIQDVPYSGMLANEVGYIKLQGFTRTASKEVKEAFKKLKKEGMKKLVLDLRGNPGGLVIEAVNICNMFVGRGVEVVNTKGKVKDFNRGYKTMGEAMDLEIPVVLLLNGSSASASEIVAGFLQDSDRGIIIGQRSFGKGLVQIPRPLSYNSQVKITTAKYYIPSGRCIQAIDYSDHDAGALHDRMADSLKKPFKTKNGRTVYDGVGLDPDVPVKARKLALITTTLLEQGLIFDYVTAYVGKHKKIKPAKAFQLSNAEYQDFVQWLKGKQYSYTTKVEKSLKALAEKAKKEKTYSKIKAQIESVKKKMAASKAIDLTTFKAEIKQQLELEIVLRYYLEEGQIEATFERDKEVQEALKLFKNMARYRKLLAGK from the coding sequence ATGAAGAAGTTCATCAAGAAAAAATATATAGCAATAACTGCCATGTTCCTGTTTGTTGGTTTATTGGCATTCAAACCCATAGATAAGTATTTTGAGATTGCCAAAAGCATGGAGTTATACGCACAGGTATATCGGGAGGTTAACCAAAACTATGTAGACGATGTGAGCCCAAGTACTGTGATGAAAAACGGCTTGGATGGCATGCTCAAGTCGCTTGACCCTTATACCAACTATATCCCCGAAGACGAAATAGAAGATTACCGCACCCAAAATACCGGACAGTATGGGGGTATAGGGGTAGTGTCTCGTACTTATAAAGGCAAAACCATTATTGTAAAATATGACAAAGCATCGCCTGCTTATAAGGCTGGGCTCAAGATAGGGGACGAAATTGTAGAGGTAGACGGCATCAATATTCAGAACAAATCTACTAAAGAAATCGACAAGATTTTTAAAGGGCAGGCAGGCACCAAAATGAGTTTGATGATTGCCCGACCTGGCGAAAACACCCGGAAAAAGTTTGAAGTGACCCGTCAAAACATCAAAATACAGGATGTACCTTATTCGGGTATGCTTGCCAATGAAGTGGGGTACATCAAATTACAGGGGTTTACCCGCACAGCTTCCAAAGAAGTAAAAGAAGCGTTTAAAAAACTGAAAAAGGAAGGGATGAAAAAGTTGGTGCTCGACCTGCGTGGTAATCCTGGGGGGCTGGTAATAGAAGCAGTAAATATTTGCAATATGTTTGTAGGCAGAGGGGTAGAGGTTGTAAACACTAAAGGCAAGGTAAAGGACTTTAACCGAGGGTACAAAACAATGGGCGAAGCTATGGACCTGGAGATTCCGGTGGTATTGTTGCTCAATGGCAGTAGTGCTTCTGCGTCTGAGATTGTGGCTGGTTTTTTACAAGACTCTGACCGAGGGATCATTATTGGACAACGGAGTTTTGGCAAAGGCTTGGTACAAATTCCCCGACCGTTGTCTTACAATTCTCAGGTAAAAATTACCACCGCTAAGTATTATATTCCGAGCGGGCGCTGTATTCAGGCCATTGACTACAGCGATCACGACGCAGGTGCGTTGCATGATAGAATGGCTGATTCGTTGAAAAAGCCTTTTAAAACTAAAAACGGACGTACAGTATACGATGGAGTAGGACTAGATCCTGATGTGCCAGTAAAAGCACGCAAGTTGGCCTTGATTACTACTACATTGCTTGAGCAAGGGTTGATTTTTGATTACGTGACTGCGTATGTAGGCAAACATAAAAAAATTAAACCCGCCAAAGCGTTTCAGTTGAGCAATGCCGAATATCAAGATTTTGTACAATGGCTCAAAGGCAAGCAGTACAGCTACACTACCAAGGTAGAAAAGTCGCTCAAGGCACTGGCCGAAAAAGCCAAAAAAGAGAAAACCTATAGCAAGATAAAAGCCCAGATAGAGTCGGTAAAGAAAAAAATGGCGGCAAGCAAAGCCATTGACCTTACTACCTTCAAAGCTGAGATCAAGCAACAACTTGAGCTTGAGATTGTGCTACGCTATTACCTCGAAGAGGGACAGATCGAAGCCACTTTTGAGCGCGACAAAGAAGTGCAGGAAGCCCTGAAGTTGTTTAAAAATATGGCGCGTTACCGCAAACTTTTGGCGGGTAAGTAA
- a CDS encoding ATP-binding protein: MAYLRLRLSHYFTLTIACLLSFPLYCQNTPSDSLFYLLKQARRKTPPDHQLQLNLLNQIGEQLLKEGSSDALKYIRQALVLGNKTNYRADKLRSLIMFGLYYQHNDHPQKAIEYFNEALNSAKKNKFHARSAEISSHLGECYRSFNEVQSSIYHYFEAASFYRKIPDDKGYIKAINNIAGAFYDIREYRKSLKYFKQVMESAEKLKDDRALMAALNNVGSAYNELGSYEKALEYLKKGVKLANEQQGKPRIKGALLSSIGEVYLKQKEYGVALEYFDKAWKIAREVQYPHLMVIVGRDLAQAYAAQKNYPRALTYGLSSLKTSQRMKDVHQMQLNYALLSKIYKQDQDFKQALFYYDKYHRLHDSSSHNAQIEAMRRLELKHQNAQKEQDIKLLIQEKEMQKARFQQKQHTIYLSIIIFLVLLIPALLYYRYHRNKTHTRILFEERNKVIALQNEKIQSQTYHLQRKNEELNTKNQELTDLNQEKNLLVSTLAHDLRSPVNQVKGLLQLTQLTINPADETANYLQKALQSTDRLRDMIDRILDLKVLEEKQLSMQLESLDLHDVLTEVVQSFADAAQKKSITLYLPPASLDASFRAYLDKNYTLQIFENLLSNAIKFSPAHTQVSIDLQWHQNKVRITVQDQGPGISTEDQTRLFRKFQQLSARPTAGETSIGLGLSIVKKFVDAMQGEIWCKSAPNEGCSFIVEFDRELS, from the coding sequence ATGGCATATCTTAGACTCAGACTATCTCATTATTTTACCTTGACAATCGCCTGTCTGTTGTCATTCCCCCTTTATTGCCAAAACACCCCTTCCGATAGCTTGTTTTATTTACTCAAACAAGCCCGAAGAAAAACACCCCCCGACCATCAACTTCAACTTAACCTGCTCAACCAAATAGGTGAACAGCTTCTCAAAGAAGGCTCAAGCGATGCCCTCAAGTACATAAGGCAGGCGTTGGTGTTGGGCAATAAAACCAACTACCGGGCTGATAAACTACGTTCGCTGATCATGTTTGGGCTTTACTACCAACACAACGACCACCCCCAAAAAGCCATAGAATACTTTAATGAAGCGTTAAACTCAGCCAAGAAAAATAAATTTCACGCCCGTTCTGCCGAAATTTCGTCCCACCTAGGCGAATGCTATCGTTCGTTTAACGAAGTACAAAGCAGCATTTATCACTACTTCGAGGCGGCCAGTTTTTACCGAAAAATCCCTGACGACAAGGGCTACATTAAGGCAATTAACAATATAGCTGGGGCATTTTATGACATTCGCGAATACCGTAAGTCGCTCAAGTATTTTAAGCAAGTAATGGAAAGCGCCGAAAAGTTAAAAGACGACCGGGCTTTGATGGCTGCCTTAAATAATGTGGGCAGTGCTTACAATGAGTTGGGTAGCTACGAAAAAGCCCTCGAATACCTTAAAAAAGGCGTAAAACTAGCCAACGAACAGCAAGGCAAACCAAGAATAAAAGGCGCTTTACTGAGCAGTATTGGTGAGGTATACCTCAAACAAAAAGAGTATGGAGTGGCGCTTGAATATTTTGATAAAGCCTGGAAAATAGCCCGGGAAGTGCAATACCCACACTTGATGGTGATTGTGGGGCGTGACCTTGCCCAGGCGTATGCTGCTCAAAAAAACTACCCCAGAGCTTTGACTTACGGATTGAGCAGTTTGAAAACTTCGCAGCGAATGAAAGATGTACACCAAATGCAACTAAACTATGCGCTGTTGTCAAAAATATACAAGCAAGACCAAGACTTCAAGCAAGCCTTATTTTACTATGATAAGTACCACCGACTGCACGACTCATCAAGCCACAACGCCCAAATAGAGGCAATGCGCCGTTTGGAACTCAAACACCAAAACGCGCAAAAAGAACAAGACATCAAGTTGTTGATCCAGGAAAAAGAGATGCAAAAAGCCCGCTTCCAACAAAAACAACATACTATTTACCTGAGCATTATCATATTTTTGGTATTGCTTATTCCCGCTTTGCTCTATTACCGTTATCACCGCAACAAAACCCACACTCGTATATTGTTTGAAGAGAGGAACAAAGTTATTGCATTGCAAAACGAAAAAATTCAAAGTCAAACTTATCACCTGCAACGCAAAAACGAAGAACTGAACACTAAAAACCAAGAACTGACAGACCTCAATCAAGAAAAGAATTTATTGGTAAGTACGCTCGCCCACGATCTTCGCAGTCCTGTAAACCAAGTAAAGGGTTTATTACAACTTACTCAGCTCACGATTAATCCAGCAGACGAAACTGCCAACTATTTGCAAAAAGCCTTACAGTCTACCGATAGACTCAGGGATATGATAGACCGGATTTTGGATTTAAAAGTGTTGGAAGAAAAACAGCTGTCAATGCAGTTAGAAAGTTTGGACTTGCACGATGTACTCACAGAAGTTGTACAAAGTTTTGCCGATGCTGCACAAAAAAAGTCTATCACGCTTTACTTGCCTCCTGCTAGTTTGGATGCCTCTTTTCGGGCATACCTCGATAAAAATTACACCCTCCAGATTTTTGAAAACCTGTTATCAAATGCCATCAAGTTTTCGCCTGCCCACACACAGGTATCTATAGACCTGCAATGGCACCAAAACAAAGTACGTATTACAGTGCAAGATCAGGGACCCGGAATCAGCACTGAAGATCAAACCCGGCTGTTCAGGAAGTTTCAGCAGTTGAGCGCCAGGCCTACCGCTGGCGAAACTTCTATAGGGTTGGGCTTATCTATTGTCAAAAAATTTGTAGATGCTATGCAGGGTGAGATTTGGTGCAAAAGTGCCCCCAACGAAGGCTGTAGTTTTATTGTAGAGTTTGACCGGGAATTGAGTTGA
- a CDS encoding SIR2 family NAD-dependent protein deacylase — MSKQKIVVLTGAGISAESGISTFRDSDGLWENHDVMEVASPEGWQKDRALVLEFYNQRRTHALAAQPNEGHLALARLEAKYEVVIITQNIDDLHEKAGSSNVLHLHGELGKARSTTNPELVYDWGNKPINIGDKCEKGSQLRPHIVWFGEAVPMMTVAIQETHSANLFIVVGTSLAVYPAAGLLDEVDTDVPKYIIDPRMPDVRARPHLHLIEEKGSVGVPTLVDKLLAKVS; from the coding sequence ATGAGCAAACAAAAAATTGTAGTATTAACCGGGGCAGGCATCAGCGCCGAAAGTGGTATCAGTACTTTTAGAGATTCTGATGGGCTATGGGAAAACCATGATGTAATGGAAGTAGCATCGCCAGAAGGCTGGCAAAAAGACCGTGCACTGGTGCTGGAATTTTACAACCAACGCAGGACACACGCCCTGGCTGCCCAACCCAATGAAGGCCACCTGGCGCTGGCTCGGCTGGAAGCAAAGTATGAGGTGGTCATTATTACCCAGAACATAGACGATTTGCACGAAAAAGCGGGCTCTAGCAATGTATTGCACCTACACGGTGAACTAGGCAAAGCGCGTAGCACTACCAACCCCGAACTGGTATACGACTGGGGCAACAAACCCATTAATATAGGCGACAAATGCGAAAAAGGTTCACAATTGCGTCCACATATTGTATGGTTTGGCGAAGCAGTACCTATGATGACAGTAGCTATTCAAGAAACGCACTCTGCAAATCTTTTTATAGTAGTGGGCACTTCGTTGGCAGTATACCCCGCCGCAGGTTTGCTTGATGAAGTAGATACTGACGTGCCCAAGTACATTATAGACCCTCGCATGCCTGATGTACGCGCTCGCCCTCACCTACACTTGATAGAAGAAAAAGGCTCGGTGGGTGTACCAACTTTGGTAGACAAACTACTAGCCAAGGTTTCTTAA
- a CDS encoding MaoC family dehydratase encodes MLVINGLEELKTYLDKEVGTSEWIEVTQDMVNKFAEATGDHQWIHVDTERAKKESPFRTTIAHGFLTLSLLPKLLNEVLDVQGVKFGLNYGTDKVRFMSPVITGSKVRSKFVFSAYKEVEGGLQATFTATFEREGQAKPVCVAESLMRFYA; translated from the coding sequence ATGCTTGTCATAAATGGATTAGAAGAATTGAAAACCTACCTCGACAAAGAAGTAGGCACCTCAGAATGGATAGAAGTGACACAAGACATGGTAAACAAATTTGCCGAAGCTACCGGCGACCATCAATGGATACATGTAGACACCGAAAGAGCCAAAAAAGAATCACCTTTCCGTACTACCATTGCCCATGGTTTTTTAACCTTATCATTGTTGCCTAAACTACTGAACGAGGTACTAGATGTACAAGGAGTAAAGTTTGGTTTAAATTATGGTACCGATAAAGTGCGTTTTATGTCTCCGGTGATTACAGGAAGTAAGGTACGGTCAAAGTTTGTTTTTTCGGCATACAAAGAGGTAGAAGGAGGTTTACAGGCTACTTTTACGGCCACGTTTGAGCGTGAAGGACAAGCCAAACCGGTATGTGTAGCCGAGTCATTGATGAGGTTTTATGCTTAG
- a CDS encoding bifunctional ADP-dependent NAD(P)H-hydrate dehydratase/NAD(P)H-hydrate epimerase, which produces MKILTAKQTKELDAYTIEQDAISSINLMERASVAFTNWFLRKGFSQNNRKRPVFVFCGLGNNGGDGLAIARLLLGNQYEVTTCVVRYAETTSADFDQNYERLKKKHPIIEATEETHLPDIPANAVVIDALFGSGLNRTIEGIAAQAVKKMNRSGATLIAVDIASGLLPDSLSSGVIVRANYTISFELPKLALLLPHNDKFVGSWEAVSIGLNQTFIDDAPTSNYYVNTAFAQKIFKPRSKFSHKGSFGHALMIAGSEGKMGAAVMAVHGGLRAGAGLLTVHLPTRGYNVLQTALPEAMVSLDAHAQYVSNFPSIDDKKYSAIGIGPGLGKHSNTLRCLTKLLEKAQQPMVIDADAINLIAENQDKLLTNVPEYSIFTPHPKEFERLVGRTSTDYARLRTLKAFCQKHRVYVLLKGAHSALATPKGEVYFNSTGNPGMATAGTGDVLTGIITGLLSQRYTPFEAAALGMYVHGLAGDFAAKAEGQYSLMASDIINYMGIAFKTLENNANHE; this is translated from the coding sequence ATGAAAATTCTTACTGCTAAACAAACCAAAGAGTTAGATGCGTACACCATCGAACAAGACGCTATTTCGTCTATCAATCTGATGGAACGGGCTTCGGTAGCTTTTACCAATTGGTTTTTAAGAAAAGGCTTTAGCCAAAACAACCGCAAGCGTCCAGTTTTTGTGTTTTGTGGGTTAGGCAACAACGGGGGCGATGGCTTGGCAATTGCCCGTTTGCTATTGGGCAACCAATATGAGGTCACCACTTGTGTGGTGCGTTATGCCGAAACTACCTCGGCAGACTTCGACCAAAACTATGAACGTCTCAAAAAAAAGCACCCCATTATAGAAGCCACTGAAGAAACCCATTTGCCCGATATTCCTGCCAATGCTGTGGTGATAGATGCTTTGTTTGGTTCGGGGCTTAACCGTACTATAGAAGGCATAGCTGCACAAGCAGTAAAAAAAATGAACCGCAGCGGTGCCACACTCATTGCCGTAGACATAGCGTCTGGGCTGTTGCCCGATAGCTTGAGCAGCGGAGTCATTGTAAGGGCAAATTATACCATCAGTTTCGAGTTACCCAAACTTGCCTTGTTGTTGCCACACAACGACAAGTTTGTAGGCTCTTGGGAGGCAGTTTCTATTGGTCTTAATCAAACATTTATAGACGATGCACCTACTAGCAATTACTATGTAAACACAGCGTTTGCCCAAAAAATATTTAAACCACGATCTAAGTTTTCGCACAAAGGTTCTTTTGGCCACGCATTGATGATTGCTGGCAGCGAAGGTAAAATGGGTGCGGCAGTGATGGCAGTACACGGAGGACTAAGGGCGGGAGCTGGCTTGCTTACGGTTCACTTACCTACACGGGGCTACAATGTGTTACAAACTGCTTTGCCCGAAGCGATGGTGTCGCTGGATGCCCACGCCCAGTATGTGTCTAACTTTCCGTCTATAGATGATAAAAAATACAGTGCTATAGGCATAGGCCCAGGGTTGGGCAAGCATAGCAATACTTTACGTTGTCTTACCAAGTTGCTCGAAAAAGCGCAACAACCTATGGTAATAGATGCTGATGCCATCAACCTGATTGCCGAGAACCAAGACAAACTGCTTACTAATGTGCCCGAATACAGTATTTTTACCCCACATCCCAAAGAGTTTGAACGATTGGTGGGGCGCACCAGCACCGACTACGCCCGGCTAAGAACACTCAAGGCTTTTTGCCAAAAACACCGCGTGTATGTATTGCTAAAAGGAGCACATTCGGCACTGGCGACCCCCAAAGGAGAAGTATACTTTAACTCTACGGGTAACCCTGGTATGGCAACCGCAGGCACGGGCGATGTGCTCACTGGTATTATTACAGGGCTTTTGTCTCAACGTTATACCCCGTTTGAAGCGGCCGCTTTGGGCATGTATGTACATGGGCTTGCCGGAGATTTTGCTGCCAAAGCAGAAGGACAATACTCTTTGATGGCATCAGACATTATCAATTATATGGGGATAGCTTTTAAGACCTTAGAAAATAACGCCAACCACGAATGA
- a CDS encoding class I SAM-dependent methyltransferase, which produces MSDRQWWGAIVAALFSCWACQPTGNTEATSVKSAQQIFWQQTAWESEDSFLSQKLDSLQIGAWQVYQHCRQKKPLLARKLRLISAVCQKAGNRINSLDTSYWGGILYRMKPFVELIQVLKEPQHHTFVDVGSGNGEKLYAALCLGFDHSEGLEYDSTLVSMSRHYWQPMIKRQKMSIRWGNALTIAANYYQQFDFIYLYSPIRKHVPMARLFYTLMQQLKEGGVLLEVRMVYAQALRKVSGYDIPNLMGTFALKKQGGRLYYVRYSNTTKDWILLEKKKSQ; this is translated from the coding sequence ATGAGTGACAGGCAATGGTGGGGAGCAATAGTAGCGGCACTGTTTAGTTGTTGGGCTTGTCAGCCTACAGGCAACACTGAAGCCACAAGCGTAAAGTCGGCGCAGCAAATATTTTGGCAACAAACAGCCTGGGAAAGTGAAGACTCCTTTCTGAGCCAAAAACTAGACAGTTTGCAAATAGGTGCTTGGCAAGTATACCAACATTGTCGACAAAAAAAGCCCTTGCTTGCCCGTAAGCTGCGACTTATTTCGGCAGTATGCCAAAAAGCCGGTAATCGGATCAATAGCCTGGATACCAGCTATTGGGGTGGTATTTTATACCGAATGAAACCTTTTGTGGAGCTTATCCAAGTATTGAAAGAGCCTCAGCACCATACGTTTGTAGACGTAGGATCGGGTAACGGAGAAAAGTTATATGCAGCACTTTGTTTGGGTTTTGACCATAGCGAAGGGCTTGAGTATGACTCAACCTTGGTAAGCATGAGTAGGCATTATTGGCAGCCTATGATCAAGCGCCAAAAAATGAGTATCAGATGGGGCAATGCACTCACCATTGCTGCCAATTATTACCAACAGTTTGACTTTATCTACTTGTATTCACCTATTCGCAAGCACGTTCCCATGGCACGTTTGTTTTATACATTGATGCAACAACTTAAAGAAGGAGGGGTATTGTTGGAGGTAAGAATGGTGTATGCCCAGGCGCTTCGCAAAGTAAGCGGCTATGATATACCAAATTTGATGGGAACTTTTGCGCTGAAAAAGCAAGGTGGCAGGTTATACTACGTGAGGTATAGCAATACTACCAAAGATTGGATTTTACTAGAAAAAAAGAAGTCCCAATAA